A genomic region of Rhodococcus sp. B50 contains the following coding sequences:
- a CDS encoding aldehyde dehydrogenase (NADP(+)), with the protein METTATEILPDTTAQDYERILDAADAAATPLARTDLHERAHLLRSVADALDATASELVPLAAADSSLPEPRLRGEVTRTTTQLRMFAEVVEEGSWLEALIDTADPDAHPAPRPDLRRMLVPTGPVAVFGASNFPFAFGLGGGDTASALAAGCPVVAKAHPAQPRLTAAYARAIDEGLQACGAPDGTFGVVQGAEIGRQLVQDRRITAVGFTGSTSGGRALADLAAGRPDPIPFYGEFGSTNPVFVTPAAAEDRSEKIAGEFLESLLLGAGQFCTKPGLLFVPEQSSIEWLVRSAVTDDSFRLLHAGIRQSFLEVSQEILDHRDVRSVAAPEQSGLDDLSVRPVIGVTDARALRRNPQDLLEECFGPFGLIVTYTSIAELYAAMTVLPGTLTATVHGTEDDPDAAGLLGALAHRAGRVIWNGWPTGVAVGWAQHHGGPYPATNSVHTSVGATAIRRFLRPVAYQAVPEEHLPPALVDANPWGIPRRVNGRLS; encoded by the coding sequence ATGGAAACCACTGCGACAGAAATTCTCCCCGACACCACCGCGCAGGACTACGAGCGGATTCTCGACGCCGCCGACGCCGCCGCGACGCCTCTTGCTCGTACGGACCTGCACGAGCGAGCGCACCTTCTGCGGTCGGTGGCCGATGCGCTCGACGCCACAGCTTCGGAACTGGTGCCGCTGGCGGCCGCCGACAGCTCACTGCCCGAGCCGCGCCTGCGCGGCGAAGTCACGCGGACGACGACGCAGCTGCGGATGTTCGCCGAGGTCGTTGAGGAGGGCTCCTGGCTGGAAGCGCTCATCGACACGGCCGATCCGGATGCGCACCCTGCTCCGCGTCCCGATCTGCGCCGGATGCTCGTGCCCACCGGACCTGTCGCAGTGTTCGGTGCGAGCAACTTTCCGTTCGCGTTCGGGCTCGGCGGCGGAGACACCGCTTCGGCATTGGCTGCCGGCTGCCCCGTCGTGGCCAAAGCTCACCCTGCTCAGCCACGATTGACCGCCGCCTATGCACGGGCGATCGACGAGGGACTGCAGGCGTGCGGCGCCCCGGACGGCACCTTCGGAGTTGTGCAGGGCGCCGAGATTGGACGTCAGCTCGTCCAGGATCGGCGTATCACCGCCGTCGGGTTCACCGGTTCGACATCGGGTGGCCGGGCGCTGGCGGATCTGGCAGCCGGTCGACCGGATCCCATCCCGTTCTACGGTGAGTTCGGCAGCACCAACCCGGTGTTCGTGACACCCGCCGCCGCCGAGGACCGGTCGGAAAAGATCGCCGGCGAGTTCCTCGAATCGCTACTCCTCGGCGCGGGTCAGTTCTGCACCAAGCCGGGGCTGCTGTTCGTTCCCGAGCAGAGTTCGATCGAGTGGCTCGTTCGCAGTGCGGTCACGGATGATTCGTTCCGTCTGCTGCACGCAGGGATCCGACAGTCGTTCCTCGAGGTGTCCCAGGAGATCCTCGACCATCGCGATGTTCGGTCGGTAGCAGCGCCCGAACAGAGTGGTCTGGACGATCTGTCGGTGCGCCCGGTCATCGGCGTGACCGACGCTCGGGCGTTGCGTCGAAACCCCCAGGACCTGCTCGAAGAATGCTTCGGTCCGTTCGGACTGATCGTGACCTACACATCGATCGCGGAGCTGTACGCGGCGATGACCGTCCTGCCGGGCACGCTGACAGCGACCGTCCACGGAACCGAAGACGACCCCGATGCTGCGGGACTGCTCGGTGCGCTTGCACACCGTGCGGGGCGCGTCATCTGGAATGGATGGCCCACCGGCGTGGCCGTCGGTTGGGCTCAGCACCACGGTGGCCCCTACCCGGCCACCAACTCGGTACACACTTCCGTCGGAGCCACCGCGATTCGGCGGTTCCTGCGTCCGGTCGCTTATCAGGCGGTGCCCGAAGAGCACCTGCCTCCTGCTCTCGTCGATGCGAACCCGTGGGGTATCCCCCGCCGGGTGAACGGCCGGTTGTCGTAG
- a CDS encoding CaiB/BaiF CoA transferase family protein, producing the protein MTATTGPLAGVRVLDMTRLAPGPYASMLLADLGAEVIAIGGGRSGLPVPALSRGKEFISLDLKTSDGLDALHTLVSEADVFMEGFRPGVADKLGAGYAELSALNPGLVYCSVTGYGQNGPMAQRAGHDINYLAIAGALGTFGPSDQPPTLPLNLVADFAGGGLLSAFGIMSALYDRTRTGKGRYIDAAMVDGVLSMMGMNFVDWQTPTLPGRGHGVLTGSMPFYRCYRCSDDRYVAVGALEIAFFERLWTTLDLGAVPNHFDESTWDHIEKSLTTAFETKTMAEWTTVFADVDACVTPVLEPHELATFDQIVARDPDFALDSVPVVPVFSDGPTRRATDTHVKTEEVLRRAGVAEDLAHRAAADGIPSSVTGLSWPPL; encoded by the coding sequence ATGACCGCAACGACAGGACCACTCGCGGGGGTTCGGGTACTGGATATGACACGTCTGGCGCCCGGCCCGTACGCGAGCATGCTGCTCGCGGACCTCGGCGCAGAAGTGATCGCAATCGGTGGTGGTCGTTCCGGGCTTCCGGTGCCCGCGCTGTCGCGAGGCAAGGAATTCATCTCGCTCGATCTCAAGACCTCCGACGGCCTCGACGCCCTGCACACCCTCGTTTCGGAAGCCGACGTCTTCATGGAAGGATTCCGCCCCGGGGTGGCAGACAAGCTGGGCGCCGGCTACGCGGAACTGTCGGCCCTCAATCCCGGACTCGTCTACTGCAGCGTGACGGGCTACGGCCAGAACGGGCCCATGGCGCAGCGCGCCGGGCACGACATCAACTACCTGGCCATCGCCGGTGCCCTCGGAACCTTCGGCCCCTCGGATCAACCGCCGACACTGCCGCTGAACCTGGTCGCCGACTTCGCAGGCGGCGGATTGCTGTCGGCATTCGGCATCATGTCCGCCCTCTACGACCGCACGCGTACAGGCAAAGGCCGGTACATCGATGCCGCCATGGTCGACGGCGTGCTGTCGATGATGGGAATGAACTTCGTCGATTGGCAGACACCGACACTGCCCGGCCGTGGACACGGCGTACTGACCGGATCGATGCCGTTCTATCGGTGCTACCGCTGCTCCGACGATCGCTACGTCGCAGTCGGAGCCCTCGAGATCGCCTTCTTCGAACGATTGTGGACCACCCTCGACCTCGGTGCCGTTCCGAACCATTTCGACGAGTCCACCTGGGACCACATCGAAAAGTCGCTGACCACAGCATTCGAGACGAAGACGATGGCGGAGTGGACCACGGTGTTCGCCGACGTCGATGCCTGCGTGACACCGGTGCTCGAACCGCACGAACTGGCCACCTTCGATCAGATCGTGGCCCGGGACCCGGACTTCGCACTGGATTCGGTCCCTGTGGTCCCGGTGTTCTCCGACGGCCCGACACGGCGCGCCACCGACACCCACGTCAAGACCGAGGAAGTGCTGCGCCGTGCCGGTGTCGCTGAAGACCTCGCCCACCGGGCGGCCGCAGACGGTATCCCCTCGTCCGTGACCGGCCTGAGCTGGCCCCCACTGTGA
- a CDS encoding acyl-CoA dehydrogenase family protein — MSIEYREFRESVRKLAQTKIAPHAADVDDKERFPSESWAALRSNDLPGLAYPESLGGSGADLLAQVIAVEEVAASCASTALVMLVNWAGTSTVLRQGSDELKQLVVPNVASGAAGAAWCMTEPRVGSDLSAIATTAIQDGSDWILNGQKRFISNAPWADWYAVLAKTGEKSLGIFIVHKDDAGVSFGAPEKKMGMRGSPTTDVIFDECRLPAVRVVNDPYQGFAYISEELNVSRALIAAQALGIAQGAFDAAVSYTTDREQFGQSISRFQLLRGMVADMAVKIESARALLYDAARLIDDGEPAGRTKAAMAKLLCSDTAMSVTTDALQLHGGYGYVRDYPVERMMRDAKITQIYEGTNQIQRLIIAKSVYGK, encoded by the coding sequence ATGAGTATCGAATATCGCGAATTCCGCGAGAGCGTCCGCAAACTCGCGCAGACCAAGATCGCACCGCACGCCGCCGATGTGGACGACAAGGAACGATTCCCCTCGGAATCCTGGGCAGCCCTGCGAAGCAACGACCTGCCCGGACTCGCCTACCCCGAAAGCCTCGGCGGCAGTGGAGCCGACCTGCTCGCCCAGGTCATCGCTGTGGAAGAAGTCGCAGCCTCCTGTGCAAGCACGGCGCTGGTCATGCTGGTCAACTGGGCCGGCACCTCCACCGTGCTCCGCCAAGGCTCCGACGAACTCAAGCAACTGGTGGTACCGAATGTCGCGTCGGGCGCCGCCGGCGCCGCATGGTGCATGACCGAGCCGCGCGTGGGCTCGGACCTGTCGGCGATCGCAACGACCGCTATCCAGGATGGGTCCGACTGGATTCTCAACGGTCAGAAGCGGTTCATCAGCAATGCGCCGTGGGCCGACTGGTACGCCGTGCTGGCAAAGACCGGCGAGAAGTCACTCGGCATCTTCATCGTGCACAAGGACGACGCCGGCGTCAGTTTCGGCGCGCCCGAAAAGAAGATGGGTATGCGCGGCAGTCCCACGACCGACGTCATCTTCGACGAGTGCCGACTGCCCGCAGTCCGCGTCGTCAACGACCCCTACCAGGGGTTCGCGTACATCTCCGAGGAACTGAACGTCAGCCGGGCACTCATCGCCGCGCAGGCCCTGGGCATCGCACAGGGCGCATTCGACGCCGCCGTGTCGTACACGACCGACCGCGAGCAGTTCGGCCAGTCCATCTCCCGCTTCCAGCTTCTGCGAGGCATGGTCGCCGATATGGCCGTCAAGATCGAGTCGGCCCGCGCGCTGCTGTACGACGCAGCCCGTCTCATCGACGACGGGGAACCGGCGGGACGGACGAAGGCGGCCATGGCGAAGCTGCTGTGCAGCGACACCGCCATGTCGGTGACCACCGATGCGCTCCAACTGCACGGCGGATACGGCTATGTCCGTGACTATCCGGTCGAGCGGATGATGCGCGACGCCAAGATCACCCAGATCTACGAGGGCACCAACCAGATCCAGCGGCTCATCATCGCCAAGTCGGTTTACGGAAAGTAG
- a CDS encoding CaiB/BaiF CoA transferase family protein produces MHHPQQQQALSGIRVLDLGEIMQAPVAAQVLGDLGAEVIKVERGVNGDMLRGLDRESLDEGRPSAYFAAVNRNKRSIALNLKTPEGQDILHQLLAETDVLIHSYRTAAVERLGLTYDDLHERYPRLVYGTATGFGETGPYAHKAGQDMLAQALSGMARACGDPSISAYVHPVPTVDYASGMALAQGILAALFERERSGRGQKVSVNLFDTALALQTLESSTLLAYQRETNWVSDWYSGIFETNDGLLLVLGLFRENALRLACKALCIDDLSVQPTFATPQLQAENKEAANAVLRPLVAQLSTADAAELFDGVDLLCAPLLTLQEALDHPQTRHNGTLVDVDIEGVRTTRLMGNPVTLSRTPAQVRRGVPAVSEHADEILHELGISESHVQTLRSKGVIR; encoded by the coding sequence GTGCACCACCCCCAGCAACAGCAAGCGCTGAGCGGCATCCGGGTACTCGATCTCGGCGAGATCATGCAGGCACCCGTGGCGGCGCAGGTTCTCGGCGACCTCGGCGCCGAAGTGATCAAGGTCGAGCGCGGTGTCAACGGAGACATGCTGCGAGGCCTCGATCGCGAGTCACTCGACGAAGGTCGCCCCAGTGCCTACTTCGCCGCGGTCAACCGCAACAAGCGCAGCATCGCACTGAACCTGAAAACTCCTGAGGGGCAGGATATTCTCCATCAGCTCCTCGCGGAGACGGATGTACTCATCCACAGCTACCGGACCGCGGCAGTCGAACGACTGGGCTTGACCTACGACGATCTGCACGAGCGCTATCCCCGGCTCGTCTACGGTACCGCGACCGGATTCGGCGAGACCGGACCGTACGCCCACAAAGCAGGCCAAGACATGCTCGCGCAGGCACTGAGCGGAATGGCACGCGCGTGCGGTGACCCGTCGATCTCGGCATACGTACATCCGGTACCGACCGTGGACTACGCCTCGGGTATGGCCCTTGCCCAAGGAATCTTGGCGGCACTGTTCGAACGCGAGCGTTCCGGCCGCGGCCAGAAGGTCAGCGTCAACCTCTTCGATACAGCACTGGCCCTGCAGACTCTCGAAAGCTCCACACTGCTGGCGTACCAGCGTGAGACCAACTGGGTCAGCGACTGGTACAGCGGCATCTTCGAAACGAACGACGGCCTGCTCCTGGTACTCGGCCTGTTCCGCGAGAACGCTCTGCGTCTGGCATGCAAAGCCCTCTGCATCGACGATCTGTCCGTCCAGCCGACGTTCGCAACACCACAGCTCCAGGCAGAGAACAAAGAGGCCGCCAACGCGGTTCTGCGTCCGCTGGTCGCACAGTTGAGCACCGCCGATGCGGCGGAGTTGTTCGACGGGGTCGATCTGCTGTGCGCACCGCTGCTCACCCTGCAAGAAGCGCTCGATCATCCCCAGACGCGTCACAACGGCACGCTCGTCGACGTCGATATCGAAGGTGTGCGCACCACCCGGCTGATGGGCAACCCCGTCACGTTGTCCCGTACACCCGCCCAGGTGCGCCGAGGGGTGCCGGCGGTCAGTGAACATGCCGACGAAATCCTCCACGAGCTCGGTATCTCCGAGTCCCATGTCCAGACCTTGCGCAGTAAGGGAGTGATCCGATGA
- a CDS encoding zinc-binding dehydrogenase, with amino-acid sequence MSNAMQTDPTSPTTGTATATATAMVLEGFGQTMTATTFPHVTPDAGAVVVDVTHAGICGTDIHLQQGRLPIPVPIILGHEAVGRVHALGEGVTTDARGEQLHVGDAISWASNIPCGHCYYCQDQHEPSLCETRKVYGINQSSADWPHLSGGWSEQIYLQPGSTIIRIPSSVTPQQVIALGCAGPTAVHAVNDIAKPQTGDVVVVQGSGPVGLACAMYATLAGAAKVIIVGGPANRLEVAQAAGIGDIHIDIFTETDQEARLERILAHTPDGRGADVVIEATGVPTAVAEGIDLTRRGGKYLVVGQYTDHGTTPINPHYITKKQLQMLGSWAFSPQNHLEYVESLPRLTAHFDLASMVTEYPLTEADDAMADMRDGRTLKSVLTTGGRS; translated from the coding sequence ATGAGTAATGCGATGCAGACGGACCCGACGAGCCCGACCACCGGCACCGCCACCGCCACCGCCACCGCGATGGTGCTCGAAGGCTTCGGACAGACCATGACCGCGACAACATTTCCGCACGTGACCCCCGACGCCGGCGCGGTCGTCGTCGACGTCACGCACGCGGGAATCTGCGGAACCGACATCCACCTGCAGCAAGGTCGCCTGCCCATTCCGGTACCGATCATCCTCGGACACGAGGCGGTCGGTCGCGTACACGCCCTCGGCGAGGGAGTCACCACCGACGCCCGGGGCGAGCAGCTGCACGTCGGAGACGCGATCTCATGGGCGTCCAACATCCCCTGCGGGCACTGCTACTACTGCCAGGACCAGCACGAACCGTCCCTGTGCGAGACCCGCAAGGTGTACGGCATCAACCAGTCCTCGGCCGACTGGCCCCATCTGTCGGGTGGGTGGTCCGAACAGATCTACCTCCAGCCCGGCTCGACGATCATCCGCATCCCGTCCTCGGTGACCCCGCAACAGGTGATCGCACTCGGCTGCGCCGGCCCAACCGCCGTCCACGCCGTGAACGATATCGCCAAGCCGCAGACAGGCGATGTCGTCGTGGTCCAGGGCAGCGGACCGGTCGGTCTGGCCTGCGCCATGTACGCCACACTCGCCGGCGCGGCGAAAGTGATCATCGTCGGCGGGCCGGCCAACCGTCTCGAGGTCGCGCAGGCCGCCGGCATCGGCGACATCCACATCGACATCTTCACCGAGACCGATCAAGAGGCCCGCCTGGAACGGATCCTCGCGCACACACCGGACGGGCGCGGCGCCGACGTCGTCATCGAGGCCACCGGCGTCCCGACCGCAGTAGCCGAGGGCATCGACCTCACCCGCCGCGGCGGCAAGTACCTCGTCGTCGGGCAGTACACCGACCACGGCACCACCCCGATCAACCCCCACTACATCACCAAGAAGCAGCTGCAGATGCTGGGAAGCTGGGCGTTCTCTCCGCAGAACCACCTCGAATACGTCGAATCACTCCCCCGGCTGACCGCCCACTTCGATCTCGCGTCGATGGTCACCGAATACCCGCTCACCGAGGCGGACGACGCCATGGCCGATATGCGGGACGGGCGCACGCTCAAGTCGGTCCTCACCACCGGAGGTCGGTCGTGA
- a CDS encoding glycoside hydrolase family 88 protein yields MLERIDSTAKQTDGTFPHYGDIESGEWTTTADGNWTGGFWGGLAALGFAASGDKRLAHLADDITAQILPRQSSDTAFRGFLFWYGAAVNHLVTGSDDAAQTALAGAHGLLSSFNDRASIIPLGAEAEEAEAVGEGAANIDAVPGTVALLSWASAHTGDPRFHDAAIRHAQRHIELCIRTDGSVCQSARFDTSNGALLDRYTHKGMNADSTWGRAQAWAMVAYAQAAQWASPSFLPTAVRLAEWWLDRTPNGAIVSWDFDAGTGTDVPIDTSATAIAAAALLKLDRLVPERTDFRDRAVAHVEALLDHLTPTGPHDSRPAGILMDGCFDKRRDFATRNELIWGDYFLLECLINLNNRSDTLKL; encoded by the coding sequence ATGCTCGAGCGGATCGACTCGACCGCCAAGCAGACCGACGGCACCTTCCCGCACTACGGTGACATCGAGTCCGGCGAATGGACCACCACCGCTGACGGAAACTGGACCGGAGGATTCTGGGGTGGCCTGGCCGCACTCGGCTTCGCCGCCTCGGGTGACAAGCGCCTGGCGCACCTCGCCGACGACATCACCGCACAGATCCTGCCCCGGCAGAGTTCCGACACCGCCTTCCGCGGCTTTCTCTTCTGGTACGGGGCGGCAGTCAACCACCTCGTCACCGGAAGCGACGACGCGGCGCAGACTGCATTGGCAGGTGCCCACGGACTGCTCTCCAGCTTCAACGATCGCGCCAGCATCATCCCACTCGGAGCAGAAGCAGAAGAAGCAGAGGCGGTCGGAGAAGGCGCAGCGAACATCGACGCCGTCCCGGGCACCGTCGCGCTGCTGTCGTGGGCCTCGGCACATACCGGCGACCCGCGCTTCCACGACGCCGCGATCCGCCACGCGCAGCGGCATATCGAACTGTGCATCCGAACCGATGGCTCGGTCTGTCAGTCGGCACGATTCGACACATCCAATGGTGCACTGCTGGATCGCTATACCCACAAGGGCATGAACGCCGACAGCACCTGGGGCCGGGCACAGGCGTGGGCGATGGTGGCATACGCCCAGGCGGCACAGTGGGCATCGCCGTCCTTCCTGCCGACCGCCGTGCGCCTGGCCGAGTGGTGGCTCGACCGCACACCGAACGGCGCCATCGTGTCCTGGGACTTCGATGCCGGCACCGGTACCGATGTTCCGATCGACACCTCCGCCACGGCCATCGCCGCTGCCGCGCTGCTCAAGCTCGATCGGCTCGTCCCTGAGCGGACCGACTTCCGGGACCGGGCCGTCGCCCACGTCGAGGCACTCCTCGATCACCTCACCCCCACCGGACCGCACGACAGCAGACCGGCAGGGATCCTGATGGACGGTTGCTTCGACAAACGCCGCGACTTCGCGACCCGAAACGAACTGATCTGGGGCGACTACTTCTTGCTCGAGTGCCTGATCAACCTGAACAACCGGTCCGATACGCTGAAGTTGTGA
- a CDS encoding GAF domain-containing sensor histidine kinase, giving the protein MSENTPTAAHEFTHSDLKPSILDNLALSRAELLVLTDEASAMTTAGQRIREIGDFDMSLIGRVEVDGVMVHRSWQGTKSNALHRLVVPEGIGLGGKSIMLQQPVWVRDYLSDPGITHDFDALVEQESLRGMLAVPMAYEGHVLGAMYVGTREYSSFGDRVIAEIQSIADTAAVTLLSAQRAATQTELALEAERKRLAESLHDSVSPVLFRIGAELQSLRALGDAQAIHDRLQEITEQVHAVNASIRRSLTDLTARPPERNLPVGIEEDCQAFTLRTGIPARFVPLTESPDLDASRVEALQRLVREALVNVEKHADASTVVVSLSVRSGRVTVVISDDGRGVDGTEDPMRGSQLGLGLAAGRLERLGGGMSVVSDDESGTTVRGWVDALEGPNT; this is encoded by the coding sequence GTGTCGGAAAATACACCTACTGCAGCTCACGAGTTCACCCACTCGGACCTCAAACCGTCGATCCTCGACAATCTCGCACTTTCGCGCGCCGAGCTGCTGGTTCTGACCGACGAAGCGTCGGCGATGACCACGGCAGGCCAGCGGATCCGGGAGATCGGCGACTTCGACATGTCGCTCATCGGGCGCGTCGAGGTCGATGGGGTGATGGTTCACCGCAGTTGGCAGGGCACGAAGAGCAACGCTCTGCACCGACTGGTGGTGCCGGAAGGGATCGGGCTCGGCGGCAAGAGCATCATGCTCCAACAACCCGTCTGGGTACGGGACTATCTGTCCGACCCCGGAATCACCCACGACTTCGACGCGCTCGTGGAACAGGAGTCACTGCGAGGAATGCTTGCCGTGCCCATGGCCTACGAAGGTCATGTCCTCGGCGCCATGTACGTCGGCACCCGCGAATATTCGTCCTTCGGTGATCGAGTCATCGCAGAGATCCAATCGATCGCCGACACGGCCGCCGTCACTCTCCTCAGCGCCCAAAGGGCCGCGACCCAGACAGAACTCGCCCTCGAAGCCGAACGGAAACGGCTCGCCGAATCCCTGCACGATTCCGTGAGCCCAGTCCTCTTCCGGATCGGCGCCGAACTGCAGAGCCTGCGCGCCCTCGGTGACGCGCAGGCGATCCACGATCGCCTGCAGGAGATCACCGAACAGGTACACGCCGTCAATGCTTCCATCCGCAGATCGCTGACCGACCTCACCGCGCGGCCTCCCGAACGAAATCTTCCGGTCGGCATCGAGGAGGACTGCCAGGCATTCACGCTCCGGACCGGTATCCCGGCCCGTTTCGTGCCCCTGACCGAATCTCCCGACCTCGATGCCAGCCGCGTCGAGGCCCTCCAGCGCCTTGTTCGCGAAGCGCTGGTCAACGTGGAAAAGCACGCCGACGCGTCCACCGTGGTGGTCAGCTTGTCGGTGCGGTCGGGCAGGGTGACGGTCGTCATCAGCGACGACGGCCGGGGCGTCGACGGCACCGAGGATCCGATGCGAGGAAGCCAGCTGGGGCTCGGATTGGCTGCAGGGCGCCTCGAGCGGCTCGGGGGCGGCATGTCGGTCGTCAGCGACGACGAAAGCGGCACCACCGTGCGCGGCTGGGTAGACGCTCTGGAGGGACCGAACACATGA
- a CDS encoding response regulator: protein MTAPPKTIRILVVDDHPIVRGGVELLAREDTDLEVVGGALTGAAAVELARTLPVDVILLDLRLPDIPAPELIPRLRRAAPHARILLFTAFADHGAIDLLMEAGADGCLVKDISGQDFATAIHRVSSGIRVVDPRLTGPRKVVTSEALYRAGLTRREYEVLRFAAMGHSNPEIAQELSLTRNTVKTYLQSAMQKLNARNRVEAIARAHELRLL, encoded by the coding sequence ATGACCGCGCCACCGAAGACCATCCGCATCCTCGTCGTCGACGATCATCCGATCGTGCGTGGCGGTGTGGAACTTCTCGCCCGCGAGGACACAGACCTCGAAGTCGTAGGAGGTGCACTGACCGGCGCTGCCGCGGTCGAATTGGCCCGCACCCTGCCCGTCGACGTCATCCTCCTCGATCTTCGGCTCCCCGATATCCCTGCGCCGGAACTGATTCCGCGTCTTCGGCGAGCCGCGCCGCACGCGCGGATATTGCTGTTCACCGCGTTCGCCGATCACGGTGCCATCGATCTGCTGATGGAAGCAGGCGCCGACGGCTGCCTCGTCAAGGACATCAGCGGACAGGACTTCGCCACAGCCATTCACCGTGTGTCCAGCGGAATTCGGGTGGTCGACCCGAGGTTGACGGGGCCACGAAAAGTCGTGACCTCCGAGGCGTTGTACCGGGCCGGCCTGACCCGGCGCGAGTACGAAGTGCTGCGTTTTGCGGCCATGGGTCACAGCAATCCCGAAATCGCTCAGGAACTGTCTCTCACCCGCAACACCGTGAAGACCTATCTGCAGAGCGCCATGCAGAAACTGAACGCGCGCAATCGCGTCGAAGCCATTGCACGCGCTCACGAACTTCGCTTGCTCTGA